DNA from Onthophagus taurus isolate NC chromosome 2, IU_Otau_3.0, whole genome shotgun sequence:
CAAATTGATAGATTTCTATTGAAGAGTCCTTTTTTGCAAATTGTTGATTACAAACCCCATTATTTATCGACATTATCATAAAATGCtgtgttttagctttaatttaagatatacatCACATTCTAACTCCTTAAAATAAAGACaatgcgatttttttaatttccacttTTCTTTGGCATTGCAGAAACAACGGGTTTTcctaaaaaaatctttttctggAAATTGTTTACATCAAACCCCATTATTTCTGTACATTATCCAAAAATGGAATCTCTTAACTTTAAAtgaagatataaatcattttccaactccttaaaataaggtcgttatgatttatttaaatttagatttttttggcATTACCCAAATTGATAGATTTCTATTCAAGAGTCCTTTTTTGCAAATTGTTGACTACAAACCCCATTATTTATCGACATTATCATAAAATGCagtgttttagctttaatttaagatatacatCACATTCTAACTCCTTAAAATAAGGTCaatgcgatttttttaatttccacttTTCTTTGGCATTGCAGAAACAACGGGTTTTCCTAAAAGAAtctttttctggaaattatttacatCAAACCACGTTATTTCTGtacattatacaaaaatagaaTCTCTTAACTTTAAAtgaagatataaatcactttccaactccttaaaataaggtcgttatgatttatttaaatttcgattttttttgacattaccCAAATTGATAGATTTCTATTTACGCCTTCTTTTCTGCAAATTGTTGATAACAAACCCCATTATTTATCGACATTATCATAAAATGCagtgttttagctttaatttaagatatacatCACATTCTAATTCCTTAAAATAAGGTCaatgcgatttttttaatttccacttTTCTTTGGCATTGCAGAATCAACGGGTTTTTCTAAAAGAATCTTTTCctggaaattatttacatCAAACCACGTTATTTCTGTACATTATACAAAATTAGAATCTCTTAACTTTAAAtgaagatataaatcactttccaactccttaaaataaggtcgttatgatttatttaaatttcgattttttttgacattaccCAAATTGGTAGATTTCTATTTACGCCTTCTTTTCTGCAAATTGTTGACTACAAACCTCATTATTTATCGACATTATCATAAAATGCAGtgtttttactttaatttaagatatacatCACATTCTAACTccttaaaataaggtaaatgcgattttattaatttccacTTTTATTTGGCATTGCAGAAACAACgggttttattaaaagatctttttctggaaattatttacatCAAACCCCGTTATTTCTGtacattatacaaaaatagaatatcttaactttaaatgaagatataaatcacttttcaactccttaaaataaggtcgttatgatttatttaaatttagatttttttttgacattaccCAAATTGATAGATTTCTATTTACGCCTTCTTTTCTGCAAATTGTTGATAACAAACCCCATTATTTATCGACATTATCATAAAATGCagtgttttagctttaatttaagatatatatcacaTTCTAACTCCTTAAAATAAGGTCaatgcgatttttttaatttccacttTTCTTTGGCATTGCAGAAACAACGGGGTTTATTAAAAGATCTTTTTCTGGAAATGTTTTACATCAAACCTCGTTATTTCTAtacattatacaaaaatagaaTCTCTTAACTTTAAAtgaagatataaatcattttccaactccttaaaataaggtcgttatgatttatttaaatttcgattttttttaacattacccAAATTGATAGATTTGtatttaagctttcttttctGCAAATGGTTTATAACAAAGCCCATtgtttttagctttaatttaagatatacatCACACTCTTTTTGGCACTGACGGTTTTcctataaaattgttattatagaATGAGAATAAAAGAGCTACTGTCCGAAATGGAAcacattttaatgttaattagaTGTAACTTTAAttggaattttattttaggtaCTGGAGCATTTACTACAATTGATAGAATAGAATTCGCAGACTATATCGCACCAATATATAAATCAAAAGCAAGTTTTATGTTTCGAGCCCCACCATTATCATCTGTTAGTAATGTTTTAACATTACCGTTTACCAAACAAGTTTGGATGGCGAGTTTTTTTCTGTCCATTTTAATTTGTACGGTGATgtatataatttcaaaatgggaGTGGAGCGaagatgattttaaaatcactTTCGAGGGAAAATCGGACGTTTTGCTTCCGAGTTTTATCGAATCCTTCGTTTTTAGTTTAGGCGCAATTTGTCAGCAAGGCTGCAAAGTTGAGCCGAAAAGCGTAGCGGGAAGAATTTCCGCTTTGGTAtcgttattaattttcttatttttatacacGTCCTATTCCGCTAATATTGTTGCTTTACTACAATCAACCAGCGATAGTATTAACACCATTGATGATTTGCTTAACTCAAGGATTCAGTTGGGTATGGAGTTAATGCCTtataatcattattttaaagtattattttaataattttaatcggtAAGTAGTTGATTTGAATCAATTGTTAGTTAAGTTATGGTGTAAGAAAACAACTTTATGACACGAAAATTGAACCAAAAGGATCTTCCCCAAATTTTTTGGATATTGATGCGGGTATGAAGAAAGTGCGAGAAgaattttatggtttttatgTTGAAAATTCGCGCGCATATAAAGTTGTCTCGGAAACTTTTCTTGAACATGAAAAATGCAGTTTGAGAGGTGTGCCATACATAAATTTCGGAGATACTTGGATTACTATGGCAAAAAAGTCCTCTTATAAGAAGCTTGTTAAATACGGGTAAGGTTtacttaggcccacttttaccatcctcctgataaactatctagaggatagttgccatggttacggcggttttaagcgctctcattggctaagaactggatttatctatcggataaatttatcaggtggtggtaaaagtgggccttaaataattaaaaataaaaattcaagttatattttaatagatttagGAAAGCGTTTGAAAGTGGAATTCAAAATCGGGAAATCAGAAAACTTTACGTTTCAAAACCAGTTTGTCATACGTCGGAGAGTAGTTTTGGTAGCGTTGGGTTAAAGGATTCTTATTATGCTTTCGTCATATTTGCAATAGGAATTGGGACTGCTTTAATGTTGTTAATTCTCGAGATGGTTATTAATAagaaacaacaagaattaattaCTACTTGGAAAAGTGTTCAAAATTACGTTAATCaaaatgttattgaaaaattgaatcaaatttaaaataaataaacacgaactttaaaagcaaattgcattaaaataaaaaaatcgattacaaCTAGATATCaatcaaacaattttctaaACTCTCAATATCagaaattgagaaaataaatcCACATTAACTTTTTCCCATTCTCTAACAgactatttaaataaaaataggttAACATTTCGTCTCTTTTTCAAAATGCATTCGTTGAAAGTACTCGTTTTTGTGTCTCTTGTTTACACGACGGAATGTTACGATAAAAATcggataaattttattaaagatttccTCCAATTTGAACAACCACCAATAAAGGTATTTGCGTTCGTTTGTTGGGAAATTtgtaagatttattttatatttttcgaaattaataaatcattgaaattaattattttagctTACAAAATAGAAATGGCCAACAATctaaaaaatcttcaaatttcttttAGAAGCATCAAAGATGTGTTATTACCTCACGGAGGcgacaattattatttttttattttagatacaAAATGTAACAACTACACATCACTCCTACACAttgtaaatttacaaaaactaGCAACATTCGAGTTAGCCATAcgtctcaagatggctaaaccagaatgtatctagttctaggtttagttcAACCAATTATGTACTCttttacatattcttttaGGTTAATAACCGTTTTTTAAGATCCCCTTACCGTTGGCTAGTCATCGGGAATCAAATAACAATACCacaatatttaaacattttattagatAGTCGGTTTTACATCGCCGAGGAAAAATCTGGTCGTTACATTTTAAAAGCGTTGTATAAACGGACTAAATATGACGATGACTTCATCAAAAATGACGTTGGCGAATGGAGTAGTggatttttgtattataacGAATTAAGTTGGGCGAAAAATCGATCTAATTTAAATGGATTAGTTATGAACAGTTCGTTAATGACACATAGATATGTTGAagataataatcaattatTGAGGGGGTTATGGAATAATAGGTacccaaattaattaaattcgtttAGAAACATTAGGGTTTGGCCGTGCGTCTTTAGACGATACtttctacgtctagtgttagttctagttttacactaacactatcactagaactaacacatgacctaaaactagaatcattcgtgtttagccgtcCTGAAAGACGTGCTGCTAattccgaatgtttctagttctcggtctagtgttagttctagtattgcattcgcagtatcactaaaactaacataagatgtagaactagaatcatttagatttagccgtcttgagagacgtgcggctaaacccaaatgattctagttctagatctagtgttagttctagtgatagtggtagtgtgaaactaaaactaacactagacctagaactagactcatttgggtttagccgtctttagagacgtgcggctaaacccaaatgattctagttccaggtcttgtgttagttctagtattggattagcagtatcactagaactaacataagatctagaattagaatcattcgggtttagccatcttgagaggcgaatggctaaacccaaatgattctagttctagatctagtgttagttctagtgatagtggtagtgtaaaactaaaactaacacaagacctagaactagaatcattcgggtttagccgtcttgagagacgtgcggctaaactcaaatgattctagttctatatctagtgttagttctagtgatagcggtagtgtaaaactaaaactagcactagacctagaactagactcatttgggtttagccgtctttagagacgtgcggctaaacccaaatgactctagttctaggtcttgtgttagttctagtatcgGATTAGCAGTATCACTAAAACTGACATAAgatgtagaactagaatcatttagatttagccgtcttgagagacgtgcggctaaactcaaatgattctagttctagatctagtgttagttctagtaatagcggtagtgtaaaactaaaactagcactagacctagaactagactcatttgggtttagccgtctttagagacgtgcggctaaacccaattgattctagttctaggtctcgtgttagttctagtatcgGATTAGCagtatcactaaaactaacataggatgtagaactagaatcatttagatttagccgtcttgagagacgtgctgctaaacccaaatgagtctacttctaggtctagtattagttttaggtttacactagcattatcactaaaactaacacaagacctagaactagaatcattcgggtttagccgtcttgagagacgtgcggctaaacccaaatgattctagttcttggtctagtgttagttctagtgatagtggtagtgtaaaactaaaactaacaatagagctagaactagactcatttgggtttagccgtctttagagacgtgcggctaagcccaaatgattctagttctagatctagtgttagttctagtgatattggtagtgtaaaactaaaactaacactagacctagaactagactcatttgggtttagccgtctttagagacgtgcggctaaacccaaatgattctagttctaggtcttgtgttagttctagtatcgGATTAGCagtatcactaaaactaacataggatgtagaactagaatcatttagatttagccgtcttgagagacgtgctgctaaacccaaatgagtctacttctaggtctagtattagttttagttttacactagcattatcactagaactaacacaagacctagaactagaatcattcgggtttagccgtcttgagagacgtgcggctaaacccaaatgattctagttctagatctagtgttagttctagtgatagtggtagtgtaaaactaaaactaacaatagagctagaactagactcatttgggtttagccgtctttagagacgtgcggctaagcccaaatgattctagttctagatctagtgttagttctagtgatattggtagtgtaaaactaaaactaacactagacctagaactagactcatttgggtttagccgtctttagagacgtgcggctaaacccaaatgattctagttctaggtcttgtgttagttctagtatcgGATTAACagtatcactaaaactaacataggatgtagaactagaatcatttagatttagccgtcttgaaagacgtgctgCTACACCCAAATGagtctacttctaggtctagtattaattttagttttacactagcattatcaccagaactaacacaagacctagaactagaatcattcgggttttgccgtcttgagagacgtgcggctaaacccaaatgattctagttctagatctagtgttagttctagtgatagtggtagtgtaaaactaaaattaacactaaacctagaactagactcatttgggtttagccgtctttagagacgtgcggctaaacccaaatgattctagttctaggtcttgtgttagttctagtatcgGATTAGCagtatcactaaaactaacataagatgtagaactagaatcctttagatttagccgtcttgagagacgtgctgctaaacccaaattgtctatttctagatctagtattagttttagttttacactagcattatcactagaactaacacaagacctagaaccagaatcattcgggtttagccgtcttgagagacgtgcggctaaacccaaatgattctagttctaggtcttgcgttagttctagtatcgGATTAGCagtatcactaaaactaacataggatgtagaactagaatcctttagatttagccgtcttgaaagacgtgctgctaaacccaaatgagtctacttctaggtctagtattagttttagttttacactagcattatcactagaactaacactagatctagaactagaatcatttgggtttagccgcacgtctctcaagacggataaaccagaatgattctaggtcttgtgttagttctagtattggattagcagtatcactagaactaacataagatctagaattagaatcattcgggtttagccatcttgagagacgtgcgactaaattATGTTATGGCGCCTCGAATGAGGTCGGTTGCAGTTGATATTGAGTGATTAAGATTATATGAACCTGAAATTGCTCTCCATATTGTAACGACTCGGCCGCGAGTGGTTTCTGCTTTATAATTGCTATAATGCTTTCTAATATAATTGCGGCCGAAGCTCAATGATCAATATCACATCAATCAGAAATATTCATGGCACTGAAAATCCTGTGTGGTTGATGTGTTAGTAGTTAgtgatttttaattgtaattgtttcTTATGTTTAGAAACAGACACATTGACACTGAGCTCAAAGTTCAATTTCGTAAATGGAATAACGCATTAATTGCAATAAATTCTATCGGAAATACCACAGTAACCACCACGTGGGGAGATTACAACGAAACAACCGGTCTTTTTTCCGGTATGATTGGCGATTTGCAAAGTGGTCGATCAGATATCGGTGGTAGCTCAGCTTTTATTCTATGGAATAGAATCGGAGTGGTCGATTACGTTTCAGCTGCTTCTTCGCACTCAACTTGTTTCATTTACAGAGCGCCCTCTTTATCGGTTGTCTCAAACGTTTTTATATTACCATTCCGACATTCAGTTTGGGCCGCAAGCTGCGGGTTAATACTAATGATATGTGTAACAATGTACGTAATCATCAAGTGGGAATATAAAGATGAAGAATTTTTAGAAAGTTTACAACCAACATCGAATATTTTGCTACCATATTTTTCGGACGTGTCAGTTTTAACTTTCGGCGGAGTTTGTCAACAAGGAACCGAAGCAGAACCAAGGAGCGTTTCGGGACGTCTTACAATGTTAATCTCTTTTATTGCTCTAATGTTTTTATACACGGCATATTCGGGTACTATTGTGGCAATGCTCCAATCAAGCAGTGAAACTGTTAATTCAATCGAAGCctttttgtattcaaaaattgaattgggCGTTGAAAATGTTACATATATGCCTACATTTTTTCGggtaaaaaattgttaatttaaaaattaaattaatttaaaattggattACTTTTAGAATCTTACCGAACCAATTAGAAAAGCTATTTACGAGAAGAAAATTGCTCCTCaaggaaaatttaaacatcTAATGGACGCTGAAGctggaattaaaaaagtacgagaagaattttttgcttttcaCATGGAACCATCAGCAGCTTACACCATTATTCGACGAACGTttcaagaaaatgaaaaatgttcaTTACGGGAACTATATGTTTGGACGATTAGTTTACCATATTTAACGGCTGCAAGAAATTCGTCTTACAgggaattaattaaaattgggtAATTAGAAACGATTTAACGAACATTTTGATggtaacaaaattgtttatagcTTAAGAAAAGTGGAAGAAACAGGTATTCATGATCGCGAGTATAAAATATTGTACTTGAAGAAACCGGAGTGTCAAGGAGGAGGAAGTACTTTCGCCAATGTTGGTCTCACAGAATGTTATTTCGCATTTTATATCTTTGCAATTGGTTGTGTTAttagtttagttttattaggATTTgagttgattatttttaaaaaacaaacatttatataataagtatattaaTGGTTTTGGCACTTTATGTATCACGAAAGTTGAGAATAAATGTTCACTTCTGTAATTCATtatgaaatttcaaatattgctttttcaaaaactaaaagttatttttcaaaacgggt
Protein-coding regions in this window:
- the LOC111423999 gene encoding ionotropic receptor 75a-like codes for the protein MYQTIVNVSCVITHKDTWKHMWDYRNNHIDVQSKISYILSHTILHSMNATGNYLVRNSWGFRNASTGLYDGMVGDVQRHKVELGGTGAFTTIDRIEFADYIAPIYKSKASFMFRAPPLSSVSNVLTLPFTKQVWMASFFLSILICTVMYIISKWEWSEDDFKITFEGKSDVLLPSFIESFVFSLGAICQQGCKVEPKSVAGRISALVSLLIFLFLYTSYSANIVALLQSTSDSINTIDDLLNSRIQLGMELMPYNHYFKLSYGVRKQLYDTKIEPKGSSPNFLDIDAGMKKVREEFYGFYVENSRAYKVVSETFLEHEKCSLRGVPYINFGDTWITMAKKSSYKKLVKYGFRKAFESGIQNREIRKLYVSKPVCHTSESSFGSVGLKDSYYAFVIFAIGIGTALMLLILEMVINKKQQELITTWKSVQNYVNQNVIEKLNQI
- the LOC139429147 gene encoding ionotropic receptor 75a-like — protein: MFRNRHIDTELKVQFRKWNNALIAINSIGNTTVTTTWGDYNETTGLFSGMIGDLQSGRSDIGGSSAFILWNRIGVVDYVSAASSHSTCFIYRAPSLSVVSNVFILPFRHSVWAASCGLILMICVTMYVIIKWEYKDEEFLESLQPTSNILLPYFSDVSVLTFGGVCQQGTEAEPRSVSGRLTMLISFIALMFLYTAYSGTIVAMLQSSSETVNSIEAFLYSKIELGVENVTYMPTFFRNLTEPIRKAIYEKKIAPQGKFKHLMDAEAGIKKVREEFFAFHMEPSAAYTIIRRTFQENEKCSLRELYVWTISLPYLTAARNSSYRELIKIGLRKVEETGIHDREYKILYLKKPECQGGGSTFANVGLTECYFAFYIFAIGCVISLVLLGFELIIFKKQTFI